CAAATTCGATACATGTATTTTCCGAATACCAAAAATCAAGGATCTACTTTTAAATTTCCTCATCCGTTCTATGTCATTTCCAAATCTGGGCATCTTCTGGCCGGCATTCCGATTTCTAAGCAACCGAACTTAACAGAAAGATATATTTCTGTCAAACTCAACGTAGCTGACTACAGGAGTTTCCTGTTACTATCCCAGTTAGTACAAATTGATGAACGTCGGGATTTAACTGTTGGAACTCTCCCGATATTTGAAATTCCCACTGAAAAAGAATATgtcgatttcaaaataaacgaattttatgCCGGATATAATTGGTACGGTACGCTACAAAACGTATCCAAATT
The sequence above is a segment of the Planococcus citri chromosome 3, ihPlaCitr1.1, whole genome shotgun sequence genome. Coding sequences within it:
- the LOC135841890 gene encoding uncharacterized protein LOC135841890; translation: MKLFKSFLSISIFFVIFLKCARMTIYDDEEELPTDVKELQQIIRKQSEDIKYLNEVVLGEIPVPHRRTVFNKMKEMDNMTEEEFNNRSTGVEVEQIRYMYFPNTKNQGSTFKFPHPFYVISKSGHLLAGIPISKQPNLTERYISVKLNVADYRSFLLLSQLVQIDERRDLTVGTLPIFEIPTEKEYVDFKINEFYAGYNWYGTLQNVSKFYT